The sequence CTCCCCCAGTACCAACACCTGCTGGACGCAACCCGCCGAGACCTGATCGCGGCCGTGGACGGAGTGCGCAGCGAACAGCTGGGGAGAGAGTTCCCGGGAGAGCGCTGGCCGATGCTGGGTATCCTGCGGCATGTGGCCAACGCCGAATGCTGGTACCTGGACCGGATGGGCCTTGCCTTCCCGCGTACCGAGCTGGTTGAAGATCCCTTTGAGCGTCTCGACCAGGTGCGCAATCACCTATTGGACTCGCTGGCCTCCCTGGCATCGCGCCAGGGGGTGGTGGCCATGGCCGGCGAGACCTGGTCGGCGCGCAAGGTGCTGCGCCGCGCCCTGTGGCATGACCGTGACCACACCCAGCACCTGCAGCGCCTCCGCCGCATGCTGGGCTGACGCCACCACCGTCGCCCTTCACGGCCTGTCGCCTTCATCTTGCGTAGGGCCGCAGTCCTGCTCCCGAGGGAGAGCCGTCATGCAGGGTCACGAGCATCCCCCCTTAGCCCGCGAGACCATGATTGACCGCTACGCGCGCCAACCGGCCGTGCTCTCGGACCTGGCGGAGCGTCTGGGCCCAGCCGAGCTGCAGCGCCCGGCCCGCCCGGCAGGGTGGTCGGCCCATCAGGTGTTGGTCCACGTGCGGGACGTCGAGATCCAGGCCTATCTGCCCCGGCTGGAAAGGATCCTCGACGAAGCCGATCCCCTGTTCGCGGATTTCGACGCCGAGCGGTGGATGAGCACGCACTACTTGCCAGCCGAGCCCGTGAACACCGTGCTGGCCGACTTCGCCGCCGCCAGGGTGGGCGGACTTGCGCTGATTCGCGGTCTAGCCGCCGCGGACTGGCAGCGCCCCGGGAGGCACCCGGACATCGGCTCGCGTCCCTTCGAATGGTGGATAACTCGGGCAGTCGAACATGCCGAGGAACATCTCGTGGAGCTTGCCGGTCGGCTGGCATCCCTGGGGGTAGGAGGGCTCAATGGCTGAGAATATCCAGGTTGAAAGGCGCGGGCGGGTCGGAGTGATCCGGCTGCACCGGCCCCGGGCGATGAACGCCCTGAACCAGGCCCTGATGCAGGAATTGGCTGATGCGCTGCGTGACTTCGACGCCGAGCCGGAGATCGGGGCTGTCGTGATTTGCGGGGATGAGCGCGCCTTTGCCGCCGGAGCCGACATCAAGGAGATGGCCGGAGCCGGGGCCGTCGAGATGCTGCTCGAGGACCGGATCTCGCTGTGGGATCGGGTGGCTCAGGTCAGCAAGCCCGTGATTGCAGCCGTATCGGGGTGGTGCCTGGGCGGAGGCTGCGAGCTGGCGATGGCCTGCGACATGATCGTCGCCTCCGAGACCGCCAAGTTCGGCCAGCCGGAGATCACGATCGGGGTCATCCCTGGCGCCGGCGGGACGCAGCGGCTGGCCCGGGCCGTCGGCAAGGCTATCGCCATGGAGGTCATCCTGAACAACCGCACACTCACGGCGATCGAAGCGCAGCAGTTCGGACTAGTCAATCGGGTATACCCTCTGGAAACCTATCTCGATGAGGCGTTGCGCCTGGCGGAGGAGGTGGCGGCCCGGGCGCCGCTGGCCGTGCGGTTGGGGAAGCAGGCCGTCAATCAGGCCTTCGAGCTTCCTCTGCGGGAAGGCTTGACGGCCGAGCGCAGGGCCTTCTACCTGCTGTTCGACAGTGACGACCAGAAGGAAGGCATGGCGGCCTTCATCGAGAAGCGGGCCCCCGCATGGCGGGGACGATAAGCCGGGGAGGCTGGCCAGCGTGCTCTCCTACCGCAACCTGACCCAGGCCTTGGGCCAGCTGGGAATACAGCCGGCCGGAATCGCGCTGGCGCATGTCTCTGAGGAGTTTAGTTCGCAGGTGATCGGCGGTACCGAGACGGTCCTGGGCGCCTTGTTGGCCAGCGTGGAGGGGGTGTTGATGCCGGCCTTCACCCTGCGTTGCCAGGTGGTGCCCGCGGTGGGACCTGCGGACAACGGCCTGGACTATGAGGCGCAGCACGATCTGAGCCAGGAGGCGGAGTTCTTCCGTCCGGGCCTTCCAGTGGATGGTGCGCTGGGCGCGGCCGCCGAAGCCATGCGCCAGAAGCCCGGCGCACACCGGTCGATGCATCCGCTGCTCTCGTTCAGCGGCTGGCAGGCCGACGAGGTGTTGCAGGCCCAAACCATGGAGGCGCCGCTCGGGCCACTGGCTGCGCTGGCTGGCGGCGACGGCGACGTTCTGCTGCTCGGTGCCGAGCAGCGGGCGAATGTGGCGATTCACTATGCCGAGCACATGGCCGGGCGGAGGCAGTTCGTCCGCTGGGCGCTTACTCCGGCCGGGGTCCGGCTATGCCCGGGGATGCCGGGCTGCGCCGAGGGTTTCAGTGCGCTCGAACCGCGGCTGGCGGGAATCGGACGCAGCCTCAGCCTGGACGGAAGCCCGGTCTGGCTGCTTCCGATGCGCGATCTGGTGCATGGAGTCGTGAGCTGGATCCGTCAGGATCCACGCGCCCTGCTGTGTGACCGTGCTGGATGCGCGGCTTGCGCCGCCGTGCGCGCCAGCGTGCGGGCCGATGTCCGACCGTAATCCGGGAGCGAGGCCCATCTGCCGCGCCCGCAGGTCCGAAGGCCGACGATGACCGCCCGCGCAGTGCTTGTCCTGGGTGCGACCGGGTTCATCGGCGGCCAGGTGGCGCGAGCGTGCTTGGCACGCGGCTGGCGCGTGCGTGCCCTGCGCCGCCGCCCGGGAGCGACCGGAGACCTG is a genomic window of Anaerolineales bacterium containing:
- a CDS encoding DinB family protein encodes the protein MAYVACAEEMDGRWIAHVPDLPGCFTSDANLDLALKAVPAGVEAYLAWCRGHGLRVSGLSGPMIVSEVIRAWNYEVDQEVNAFFAADRPPVTTEELPQYQHLLDATRRDLIAAVDGVRSEQLGREFPGERWPMLGILRHVANAECWYLDRMGLAFPRTELVEDPFERLDQVRNHLLDSLASLASRQGVVAMAGETWSARKVLRRALWHDRDHTQHLQRLRRMLG
- a CDS encoding AAC(3) family N-acetyltransferase; this translates as MLSYRNLTQALGQLGIQPAGIALAHVSEEFSSQVIGGTETVLGALLASVEGVLMPAFTLRCQVVPAVGPADNGLDYEAQHDLSQEAEFFRPGLPVDGALGAAAEAMRQKPGAHRSMHPLLSFSGWQADEVLQAQTMEAPLGPLAALAGGDGDVLLLGAEQRANVAIHYAEHMAGRRQFVRWALTPAGVRLCPGMPGCAEGFSALEPRLAGIGRSLSLDGSPVWLLPMRDLVHGVVSWIRQDPRALLCDRAGCAACAAVRASVRADVRP
- a CDS encoding enoyl-CoA hydratase-related protein, with the protein product MAENIQVERRGRVGVIRLHRPRAMNALNQALMQELADALRDFDAEPEIGAVVICGDERAFAAGADIKEMAGAGAVEMLLEDRISLWDRVAQVSKPVIAAVSGWCLGGGCELAMACDMIVASETAKFGQPEITIGVIPGAGGTQRLARAVGKAIAMEVILNNRTLTAIEAQQFGLVNRVYPLETYLDEALRLAEEVAARAPLAVRLGKQAVNQAFELPLREGLTAERRAFYLLFDSDDQKEGMAAFIEKRAPAWRGR
- a CDS encoding DinB family protein, yielding MQGHEHPPLARETMIDRYARQPAVLSDLAERLGPAELQRPARPAGWSAHQVLVHVRDVEIQAYLPRLERILDEADPLFADFDAERWMSTHYLPAEPVNTVLADFAAARVGGLALIRGLAAADWQRPGRHPDIGSRPFEWWITRAVEHAEEHLVELAGRLASLGVGGLNG